In one Cupriavidus taiwanensis genomic region, the following are encoded:
- a CDS encoding IclR family transcriptional regulator domain-containing protein, with translation MPQAEAAKKDELLESLSKGLALLRLLGAGAERLTMQEVADQLDVTRAAARRLLLTLEHNGYVAQDGRHFALTPRVMELGYGYFASMSLPQMARPYLQQLCETLGESCSLGVLDGESVVLVAREEPRQLLRVDMALGRRMPAYAHSLGRVLLAGLDDSALEAYLAGATLRKLTPFTVSSRTTLARTLRQVRADGYCVLVSELVDGYAGISVPLRDQAGTVVAGLGFSMVLGSRDRAQLEARFLAPLREAAAGIEAILQAR, from the coding sequence ATGCCGCAAGCCGAAGCCGCCAAGAAAGACGAACTGCTGGAGTCGCTGAGCAAGGGCCTGGCGCTGCTGCGCCTGCTGGGCGCTGGCGCCGAGCGCCTGACCATGCAGGAGGTGGCCGACCAGCTCGACGTGACCCGCGCCGCCGCGCGCCGGCTGCTGCTGACACTGGAGCACAACGGCTACGTGGCGCAGGACGGCCGCCACTTTGCGCTGACGCCACGGGTGATGGAGCTGGGCTACGGCTACTTCGCCTCGATGAGCCTGCCGCAGATGGCGCGGCCCTACCTGCAGCAGCTGTGCGAGACCCTGGGCGAAAGCTGCTCGCTGGGCGTGCTCGACGGCGAATCGGTGGTGCTGGTGGCGCGCGAGGAGCCGCGCCAGTTGCTGCGGGTGGACATGGCGCTGGGACGGCGCATGCCGGCCTATGCGCACTCCCTCGGGCGCGTGCTGCTGGCCGGCCTGGACGACAGCGCCCTGGAGGCCTACCTGGCCGGCGCCACGCTGCGCAAGCTGACGCCGTTCACGGTCAGCTCGCGCACCACGCTGGCGCGCACGCTGCGCCAGGTGCGCGCCGACGGCTATTGCGTGCTGGTCAGCGAACTGGTCGACGGCTACGCCGGGATCTCGGTGCCGCTGCGCGACCAGGCCGGCACGGTGGTGGCCGGGCTGGGCTTCAGCATGGTGCTGGGCAGCCGCGACCGGGCCCAGCTGGAAGCGCGCTTCCTGGCGCCGCTGCGCGAGGCCGCGGCCGGCATCGAGGCCATCCTGCAGGCGCGCTGA
- a CDS encoding LysR substrate-binding domain-containing protein, which yields MMALRAPESYLALVEMVKGGLGLATLPRQLVREALARGELVELDLAAYPYTDWLVSVDLVWAKSARPQGRAEQWLRQRFRDTTEFEVDRRGQHATR from the coding sequence ATGATGGCGCTGCGCGCGCCAGAAAGCTACCTGGCGCTGGTGGAGATGGTGAAGGGCGGACTGGGCTTGGCCACGCTGCCGCGGCAACTGGTGCGCGAGGCGCTGGCGCGCGGCGAACTGGTGGAACTTGACCTGGCGGCCTATCCGTACACGGACTGGCTGGTCAGCGTGGACCTGGTCTGGGCCAAGTCAGCGCGGCCGCAGGGCCGGGCCGAGCAGTGGCTGCGGCAGCGCTTCCGCGACACCACGGAGTTCGAGGTGGACCGGCGCGGGCAGCACGCCACGCGCTGA
- a CDS encoding extracellular catalytic domain type 2 short-chain-length polyhydroxyalkanoate depolymerase yields the protein MIRCKPTARYRALAAACALGASGGVAAQALPALGADLAQTSVSGLSSGAFMATQFHVAYSGTMVGAGVVAGGPFYCAGLFAPTPPATAAATQCMQPVGDTGPDAQAALDAARTFARDGRIDPVQNLARQRVYVFSGTRDQTVLPRVAAQVGRFYTLAGVPASQLQYVAEVAAGHAFITSQSGDAACAVSASPYINNCGLEQARQILQWIHGPLKPAARPTGELLRFDQRAFDPGGKALLADSGYVYVPGECAAGGADGSAAGCRVHVAFHGCLQGAAAIGERFVRGAGYLESAEANRIVVLFPQVAASRHNPLGCWDFWGYTSDDPAQPDFFSREAPQMAAVMRMVRRLGAAPQ from the coding sequence ATGATTCGATGCAAGCCAACCGCCCGCTATCGGGCACTTGCCGCGGCGTGCGCGCTCGGCGCCAGCGGGGGCGTCGCCGCGCAGGCGCTGCCCGCGCTGGGCGCGGACCTGGCACAGACCTCGGTGTCGGGGCTGTCGTCCGGTGCGTTCATGGCCACGCAGTTCCACGTTGCGTATTCCGGCACCATGGTCGGCGCCGGCGTGGTCGCCGGAGGACCGTTCTACTGCGCGGGACTGTTCGCGCCGACGCCGCCTGCTACCGCCGCCGCGACCCAGTGCATGCAGCCGGTCGGGGATACCGGCCCCGACGCGCAGGCGGCGCTGGACGCGGCGCGCACCTTTGCCCGCGATGGCCGCATCGACCCGGTGCAGAACCTCGCGCGCCAGCGCGTCTACGTGTTTTCCGGCACGCGCGACCAGACCGTGCTGCCGCGCGTTGCCGCGCAGGTGGGGCGGTTCTATACGCTGGCCGGGGTGCCGGCATCGCAGCTGCAATATGTTGCCGAGGTCGCGGCCGGACATGCCTTCATCACCAGCCAGTCGGGCGACGCCGCCTGCGCGGTCAGCGCATCGCCCTACATCAACAATTGCGGGCTCGAGCAGGCACGGCAGATCCTGCAGTGGATCCATGGACCGTTGAAGCCGGCGGCGCGGCCGACGGGCGAGCTGCTGCGCTTTGACCAGCGCGCATTCGACCCCGGCGGCAAGGCGCTGCTCGCCGACAGTGGCTATGTCTACGTGCCGGGCGAGTGCGCCGCGGGCGGCGCCGACGGCAGTGCTGCCGGCTGCCGCGTGCACGTGGCCTTCCATGGCTGCCTGCAGGGCGCGGCTGCCATCGGCGAACGCTTCGTTCGCGGTGCCGGCTACCTGGAGAGTGCCGAGGCCAACCGCATCGTGGTGCTGTTCCCGCAGGTCGCCGCGTCGCGGCATAACCCGCTCGGGTGCTGGGACTTCTGGGGCTATACCAGCGACGACCCGGCCCAGCCGGACTTCTTCTCGCGCGAGGCGCCGCAGATGGCCGCGGTCATGCGCATGGTCCGCCGACTCGGCGCCGCGCCGCAGTGA
- a CDS encoding response regulator transcription factor encodes MAADNPFSEREREYLEWLGRGLSDKEIARALGISDQTARTHRARLLQKAGAGNVCALLFVSVQKGWLELPQPQACDA; translated from the coding sequence CTGGCCGCGGATAATCCTTTCTCGGAACGCGAGCGCGAATATCTGGAATGGCTCGGGCGCGGCCTGAGCGACAAGGAAATCGCGCGCGCGCTCGGCATCAGCGACCAGACCGCGCGCACGCACCGGGCCCGGCTGCTGCAGAAGGCGGGTGCCGGCAATGTCTGCGCCCTGCTGTTCGTGAGCGTGCAGAAAGGATGGCTGGAGCTGCCGCAGCCGCAGGCCTGCGATGCATAG
- a CDS encoding response regulator transcription factor: MNLTTREETVLAFIARGMSDREIAARLAFSISTARKHREHLLAKMQLRKSSQLTMCYLARQHGLFKKAGRWPRIILSRNASANIWNGSGAA; encoded by the coding sequence ATGAACCTCACCACTCGGGAAGAGACGGTGCTCGCCTTTATTGCGCGCGGCATGAGCGATCGCGAGATCGCCGCGCGTCTCGCATTTTCCATATCCACGGCGCGCAAGCACCGTGAGCATCTGCTCGCGAAAATGCAATTGCGAAAATCCTCGCAGTTGACCATGTGCTATCTCGCGCGCCAGCACGGGCTGTTTAAAAAAGCGGGCCGCTGGCCGCGGATAATCCTTTCTCGGAACGCGAGCGCGAATATCTGGAATGGCTCGGGCGCGGCCTGA
- a CDS encoding nucleoside deaminase, producing MTRITDPSGAELSPLDLALLRQSIALSDQSKTRGRHPFAALVADAAGNVIASAGNNSMPPEGDPTQHAELVAAAQAARVLPPAQLADCTLYTSAEPCCMCAGAVYWTGIGRVVYALSEHKLLGLTGDHPENPTFSLPCRDVFARGQRKVEVVGPVLEDEAAAPHAGFWQ from the coding sequence ATGACCCGAATCACCGATCCGTCCGGCGCCGAACTGTCGCCGCTCGACCTGGCGCTGCTGCGCCAGTCGATCGCGCTGTCCGACCAGTCCAAGACCCGCGGCCGCCACCCGTTCGCCGCGCTGGTGGCCGATGCGGCCGGCAACGTCATCGCCAGCGCCGGCAACAATTCGATGCCGCCCGAAGGCGACCCGACCCAGCACGCCGAGCTGGTCGCGGCCGCGCAGGCCGCGCGCGTGCTGCCGCCCGCGCAATTGGCCGATTGCACGCTCTACACCAGCGCAGAGCCGTGCTGCATGTGCGCGGGCGCGGTCTACTGGACCGGCATCGGGCGCGTGGTCTATGCGCTGTCCGAACACAAGCTGCTGGGGCTGACCGGCGACCATCCGGAGAACCCGACCTTCTCGCTGCCGTGCCGCGATGTGTTTGCGCGCGGCCAGCGCAAGGTCGAAGTGGTCGGCCCCGTGCTGGAAGATGAAGCCGCGGCACCGCACGCAGGGTTCTGGCAGTAA